In Tripterygium wilfordii isolate XIE 37 chromosome 23, ASM1340144v1, whole genome shotgun sequence, one genomic interval encodes:
- the LOC119992444 gene encoding 60S ribosomal protein L39: MPSHKTFRIKKKLAKKMRQNRPIPHWIRMRTDNTIRYNAKRRHWRRTKLGF; the protein is encoded by the exons ATG CCGTCGCACAAGACCTTCAGGATCAAGAAGAAGCTCGCGAAGAAGATGAGGCAGAACAGGCCCATCCCTCACTGGATCCGAATGAGGACTGACAACACCATCAG GTACAATGCCAAGCGCAGGCACTGGCGCCGCACCAAGCTAGGGTTCTGA
- the LOC119992691 gene encoding 60S ribosomal protein L39-like translates to MVNFHFFALSSLILSVCAGLFFLDVCCTVLTMIYLICSRTSHKTFRIKKKLAKKMRQNRPIPHWIRMRTDNTIRYNAKRRHWRSTKLGF, encoded by the exons ATGGTGAACTTCCACTTCTTCGCTCTCTCATCTCTCATACTTTCCGTGTGTGCAggtttgtttttcttggatGTGTGTTGTACAGTTCTGACAATGATTTACTTGATTTGTAGCCGTACGTCGCACAAGACCTTCAGGATCAAGAAGAAGCTCGCGAAGAAGATGAGGCAGAACAGGCCCATCCCTCACTGGATCCGTATGAGAACTGACAACACCATCAG GTACAATGCCAAGCGCAGGCACTGGCGCAGCACCAAGCTAGGGTTCTGA